The nucleotide sequence TTCTAGAGTTtggtatatatatgttgtattttataCGACCCGATGTACATGGATGTCCAAGCATTCATACTCTTCAGATGTATATTCGCTTAATGGTGTTTATCAACAGGTTCAGTGTTACCGTATAACTCCAATATAGGTCACCAAAGCAAAGGGTCATAGTGAAAAATGTCTACATAATTTACGTGCAGACGACCTACACACGTGTTAAGGTTAAAGAGatcatttttatattgtctgcACGCCATACAGACAGTGACCAATACTGCACTGCCTCAGGGAAGCGCAGTTTACCCCCAGCACACATTGACAGGTAGCATAATACAAGTATTCTCAATTAAATATAACCATTCATACTGAGGGCAATAGTGTCAAATCCCTTTGTTCATTGCCAGTCTTACAAAGACCATGTTCATTTTAGATTTGTATTGAAGGTTCTTAGCTGTGTATGGTGGCAGCAGTACAACGTTAAATCGTAACCGACTGTATATATGAGCCCTCTAAAATTGTGTATGAATATCCACATGTGAACGTTATGCTTCATATCTGACAGCAGTAACCTTCAAAACTCCAACCGTTTTGTCACGTCTCTATAACAGAAATGAATGGGACTAAACATTCTTTTACATAATTAAGTAGTTTGGTGAAAGTAAATTCACAGGGTCACGGTACACTAGTATTGAAAAATAGCTGAGGGTTTTACGTCGGTTGCCAAGTATAAAACAAAAGGTTACGGCGTTTGAACTAGAATGTGATAAATAATGATTTACCATTCTATCGTCAATTTATCCACAGTTTGATATTATAAGATAACAGAACAGTTCGTCAGAgtgaaatgtaacaaacaatGCTGTAAAGCTATTTTTggacttttttgaaaaacagACCGTCTTTATGGATGAAATTCCAAATTTAAAACTAATTTAAAATTGCCTAATTTCGCAACgtaaaaaaattgaaactatattgtttatttaataaaaaaaacaagatgTATTCTTTAATTTGTGAACGCTGTTGTTTGCTCAGAAATTTAGCGCGCCCAAAGGGTTGATTTTTCCAAccaataaatatatcatatattcatgAAAGCATAATTGGTTATTTATTACAGTAAAAACAAATCTTTTGTAAGAAATTAACCCTTactttttgtcatttatttaattgtttgttattgtaaatataatattatgttcAATATATGTCCTTATTACCTGATACAATTCTGTTTATTTGTAGTAGATTTAGTTTTACACTAGatagttttaatttattcatgtttgCCCTTTTTATATTTACTCTAGGGCATTCTATGTATTTTGATGTTATACTTGCAATTCACCTGGCGTGCGTTGGCTTTACACACGTTCTTTTATTCTCTAGCATATTTACGTTTTCATTCAATTGAACTCTTGAGGAAAACAAACGCTCAGGGTGCGAAACTAGTCGAAGATAGAAACAGTTTTTGGATTAAAGAACTACTGATTAATTTATTACTTAACTTTTTCAGCACTGGAATCCAAACACAACTACTTTAAAGTATACAGCTGCATCCGTTGAACTGACAGAAATAACGGAATGTCATTTCAACTAACATTACGGGAATGGAATTATTTGGCAGAAGAAAGCCACAGTCCGAAACTGACACGTGACGAAGCGGAATTACTAGACAAAGTTGACAGCGGAGATGTGAAAGGTGTCAGTGAACTCTTACaggtaaaacaaaaacactcgctaacaaaattgtaaaaaggGGATGTTCACTATtagtatactgtatatatatttgtgtgtttgtgtgtagcGCGGGAAACATTTTAACGTTTCATCATCTCGTAACCGAGTAGGATTAATGAGTATATAGGTTTTACAATTATTGATGGGTGCCCACTTTGCTCTCTACTCTGTCGCTGAATGCGAAACTCGGTGTAGATGGCGCTATTTATCGGTGTACCGTTCAACGCGAATGGGTCATAGAACATGACGTAAATTTCACATATACAATGAGGGAAGCTGATATGCTGCATGCGACAGTTGGTGTCATCCAAACTTGACATGATATGATTTATTACACCTTACACAAGGTGACATATTTTACAATCGAATCACATGAGCTGCTTTAAATAGACTGTTGCCCGCGCGGTGGCAATCATCGCACGTGCAGAAACTATTGCCCGTTGGAGTTATTTCGACCGATGATCATCTATACTGCGCACAACAGTGATGTTTTCTAGAGCTGCGCAAGCACGTTTACACGATTAATTCAGCAGTGAGGCACAGGAGCTTATTTATTAGCATATAaagaataaatatataattactaATGGATTGTTGGGTCACTCGAGTCACCCCTACAAATAATGCCATGCCACATTCAATGGTTACCTTGAATTACAAATTGGAAACACACCATGAAACATATGAAAGGAAAACTTTTCTACCGATGACGAatgaacaataaacaataaGTGGACCTGTGAATGATTGGATAAATGAGTATCTCGGGCTGACACTCTTTACCATAATTGTTATGATGCCTTTAATTGGACGCGGTCGTCTTTTGCATAATCAAAATTTCGGTCAAGGGTGCCAACGCTTGTACATGCACTATTAAAGTGTGATATAGTCCTCGCTggcatgttttttttctaagaATTAACTCTAATATGTATCTTTTTCAGAATGGTTCACCATATGTGAACATCAACTGTGAAGGGAAGCGTTGTGGTAAACTCGTGACTCCGTTGCAAATCGCGGccgtaaataatgattttagtATGATAAAATTACTATTGGAGAATGGAGCAAATCATCTGGATAAACCGTCAACTGCCAAGTCAAACGGTAGGACATATTGTGACGTAAATTATTAGATTAATAGTAattgatattcatttttttatttatttatttactttgagcAATTTCTACTCATCAGTTGCagaattagaagaaaaaaacgTCACAAAGGAAACGTGGTGGAGAATGTACTGTTGATATATGAACAGAACGTAGGAGCCCTACCTGTTTTAAATATCTACCTAAATTGCAAAACTGCTTTACGTTTTCCATGGATAATAGTTGTACAAGTTTAAAGGCGggtgttttttttccaataatATGGCTTGATAACACGAACATTCTCTATATAATGGACATTTcagtatgacatcattattaCAATGTGGACAATTTCTCGTATGCCTTAATGTACCATGATAACGCTCAGTTTCTAGGGTTAAATTGTGGGACGAGAGACGATATTTGGAAATCAATTTCTTATACAAACTTGGTATCGGCTTACCCAAATAATATTGCAAAAGGAAAGCATCATTCAAGTatttataaaacacacattgcTGCGATGCATCAATTTGTGCCGCGAGGCTCTGTTGAGCTTTATCAAAAATCCGGGAttcacaaatatacatgtaatcaaaagttgatatgttgccatggttatgtcCTTTACAATATTACCTAATTCTAAACATTGGGCCATGTTATGTACTTTCAACAGCACATACAAACTCATCAAATGTCAACATTCAGATATAATGGCTGGTAAGATAAAACTTAATGTTACCATAGGAACACTTTtttgccatgacaacagaatATCTACACTTTGTGCTGATGTTGGATACCTACATGCACCTTTTAACTTTGTACATTGGCCACCGGGGGGTAGGGGTTTAAGAAAGACAGTGGAAATggcaaatcaaaataataacttGCATACACGCAAATGCATCCTTATTATATAATCAAGCATGGCCATATTATCTATTTGTATTTAAAACAAACTCATGTTCTCAAACATATGTTAATTTTAGTCACATGATCTAttaaatattgtacaccctgattTTATTATCAATGTTGATGTAACTTCGGAACCAAATGTCTACTGTCAacgttgatgtagtaacttgagAACCaagatttcaaaaaatgtgtttccgtgtatgtatatgtatacatctcGGTTAATTTGTTCAGTTTGTACCTTACTGTTAAAGGAAGGTTTAtgttgtatgtctgtctactcgcgtgcctgcctgtctgtctgactgtggACACATTTTCCCTGACGCTATACCATAAATTCCAGTGAAACTTGTAACACATCTTTCTTACGGAAATAGCAAGACCCATTTACATTTCGGCAAATTCAAGTGAATATTATTgcgtaatttgcataattcggTATTTAGACTTAAATGGCAGcttcaaaattgtataattttgaaCACAAAGTGACGGTAACAAAGTGCACGTGTCTTAGAACATTaagcttgttggtgtagctAATAGTTTTAAAGAACGTATGGCATACTTAATTATTGTGGTAATAAGGCAAGACCTTCATGCATGCTTCCCATTTCATATGCTGTTTTTGCACACACTGATGGTGACAAAACGCCGTGTGCTATATCTAAGAACgcatgcttcaaattccatatataatttggtatatgcattgatgataacaaagggATATAGGAACAGTAATCAAATGACTTGTGTTTGTCCTCATGATAGGCATCCAGTTGACATCTGGTTTCAGAGGGTAATAACCAGTCCGTTCTATATTTTCAAACTTCAGGCAAGAGTAGAGACATACTTGAGGATGACTCCAGATTAGAAGCATACCACGCTCTTTGCAGTCCGTGTTATATATCTCAGGCACAGGATGATCCAATTGTAACATCCATGGAGTTATCTGCTGAATTGCAAACACTTTCAAAATCACGAGATATTATTGACACATCGAAGGTAAAGGACAGGTTCTTCAGAATAtcatatgaaaaatgaaatatataaagtatTAACAActccaaaacacacacacacacacacacacacacacacatatatatatatatatatatatatatatatatatatatatatatatatatatatatacatatatatatatatatatatatatatatatatatatatatatatatataataataataataataataataataataataataatacagtatcaagtaagatacacaggggccgttacacagtgtttcatgctttcGCAATCATTGGACGACTAACGGTACAGTCAGTGATGTTCTActattaaagttcaaaaattcTAAGATTCCATTTCATCACCTGATATGGGCGCCTTAAAGAACATACTGTTtgctccagtatagacatattgtatatgctgagtatattgtcactatatatatatatatatatatatatatatatatatatatatatatatatatatatatatatatataattgtcaCTGTAAGTCGGTAATCTGTCGATACCTGTATATTTAAACATCAAGATGCATAGATAGTTCTAAATCGCTTTTTTTGTCCCAATAACGAACTTTGGTTTGTTGTAtctgtttttatatttttgttcgTTACAGCTACAATACAAGAGATTGAGAGACGgattgaatacatttgttttgGACTTGCTAGATAGCTGTCAAAGTTCTCAAGAGGTGAAAACTCTCCTACAAGGGAATGTAACTGAGGAAAAACGAAAGGCGTGTCTGCCTGTCCTGACAAAAGCAGTTGAGACAAAACATATCGAGGTATGCAGATATAGTTGTATAAGACATGCATGTTCTTAATGAATGTTGTAACTTATATCTGACCCTAAAATGATAATTAACATGCTGTATGGATCTAATAACCTGAAGAAAGATATCATCAAAGTGA is from Glandiceps talaboti chromosome 1, keGlaTala1.1, whole genome shotgun sequence and encodes:
- the LOC144434806 gene encoding short transient receptor potential channel 6-like, producing the protein MSFQLTLREWNYLAEESHSPKLTRDEAELLDKVDSGDVKGVSELLQNGSPYVNINCEGKRCGKLVTPLQIAAVNNDFSMIKLLLENGANHLDKPSTAKSNGKSRDILEDDSRLEAYHALCSPCYISQAQDDPIVTSMELSAELQTLSKSRDIIDTSKLQYKRLRDGLNTFR